The Mangrovibacillus cuniculi sequence TCCCTCATTCCAGAGAAAAGCGCCGTGGTATAGCAGAGAGCAAGAAAATCGTTCAGGTATACCAGAGGAAGCTGCCGTGGTATAGCAGAGGACAAGAAAATCCCTTTAGGTATCCCAGGGGAAGCCGCCGCGGTATAGCAGAGAGCAAGAAAAGTGCTTCAGGTATACCAGAGGAAGCTGCCGTGGTATAGCAGAGAGCAAGAAAATCGTTCAGGTATACCAGAGGAAGCTGCCGTGGTATAGCAAAGGGCAAGAGAATCGTTTCAGGTATACCAGAGGAGGCCGCCGTGGTATAGCAGAGGGCAAGAAAATCCCTTCAGGTATCCCAGGGGAAGCCACCGTGGTATAGCAGAGAGCAAGAAAATTGCCTCAGGTATCCCAGGGGAAGCTGCCGTGGTATAGCAGAGAGCAAGAAAATTGCCTCAGGTATACCAGAGGAAGCCGCCGTGGTATAGCAGAGAGCAGAAAAAGCGTATTAGGTATCCCAGGGGAAGCTGCCGTGGTATAGCAGAAAACAGAAAAGCAATCCAGCTATACCATAAGAAGTCAAAAATTCAGAAAACATCTCGATACACGATCATTTAAACTAACCAACCATCATAGTAACAAAAAGGAGTCTATTGAAATGCCCTTAACTTTTGCACATCCAGCTGCAGTATTGCCGTTTTCAAGAAGAAGCAAATACATTAATTTTTCCGCAATGGTTATAGGAAGTATGTCTCCCGACTTTGAGTATTTTTTAAGAGGACAACCTATGGGCTCTACGGGACATAGCTTAGCAGGGTTTCTAACACTAAATTTACCATTAGTGGCGATTGTGTACTTTATCTATCATTACTTTGTACATGAAACGTTACTAAACCATTTACCATTTTTCCTACAAGAATCATCTATAAATAGACCCACTTCAAGTAAAGGACTAAAAATAGTAGTCTTCTGTTATTCAGCCCTTTTTGGCATGTTTACTCATGTAGCTTGGGACTCTTTTACTCACTTGAATGGAAAGGTAGTACAGACCTTCCCAAAAATATTTACCCATACTTATACGCTCATTAGCTACTCCATACCCTTGTATAAATTCTTGCAACATGGCAGCACTTTATTTGGACTTTTATTAATAGCTAGCTATATATTTTTTAAAGCCAAATCCCAAAGACAGGTTCATTCAAAAACAAGTTTCAGGGAAAAGGGGTTCTTTTGGGCTACTCTCTGTTTAGTAACATTGTTGATTGTAATAGCTTGGTACGCAATAGATTATGTCAGTATTTCCATGATTGGAGTAGCTGTAGTTCGAGTAATTGACTCTTTTTTGTTGGGTCTATTGGTGACATCTATATATCTCAAAAGAGGTAAAAACAGCGCAAGTAACTCTAAATATAATCAGTGTATTTAGGAATTTGAAAAAATTAGTCATTAACTAAAAAGTAAAAAAAAAGGCCCTCGCAAAGCAAGCGAAGGCCTTTCTTCCATAATTAGTCTATTTCCTTTTCGAAATTAAACCCAACATTCGTATAACCAAGGAAAATCAACGTAATTAATAATGCGATTAAATCATCTGCGTCTTTCTCAACAGCAATTACTGAACATACGCAACATAAGTTAACCGTGAAGTCTAATTCAATACCGTCTCTACAGGAAACAGAGTTTTGAGCTGCATGTGCCATTTGTGGATTAGCAATGGACATAAGCTGTCTGTGATTTAGTTTAAGTCTTAAATCAGCAGTTGCATCATGCACCTTTTTCACTTTTCCAAAGCCTAAAATGTTTTTGTTAGCTCCAAGAAGAACAACAAACTCATATTCACACTTTGCATCCATCAATTTCTCCTTAATTTCCGGTAAAGCTTCCTTCTTACAATCAAAATCATGATAACATCCCATTTTAGTTCCTCCTTAAGTTTAGATAGCAAGTACACTTTAGTGTATTCTCTTAAACTATCAATGCGAAGGCGCTTGTCTTAGGGCAAAGATACATTTACATCCAACCTACTGGGCATTACGGTGAAAAATAGAATGACCCTTCATTTAACAGTAGATTCGTATCTCCATAACTAGTCGCTGAACTACATACATTCTAAATCAGTCATCTGGGACATAGTGATTAACAGTTATGAAGACAAAATTAAAGTTCCTCCCTGCATATGGTAGAAAAAAACAGACGATACTAATCTGTATCTATAAAACAGTGGAGGAATCCCATGAACATACAGTCAGGAACATTTTATTGGCAAACAACCTATCCAGATGCACCTAGTTATCCAGCCCTCTCCAAAAACCTACAATGCGACGTGCTAATTGTTGGTGGAGGAATTTGTGCTGCACAATCCGCCTACTACCTTCGTAACAGTGGATTACATGTAGTACTTATTGAAAAAAATACAATTGGCTCTGGAAGTACTTCAAGTAACACAGCGCTTATTCAGTATCTTGGAGAGCGAGATATCCAAACACTAGTAAACGCATTTGGGGAGAGGTATATCCAAAGGCATTTACAACTACTAGCTCAATCCATTGATGACATGGAAGAAGCCGCTGAAAATGTCTCATTAAATGTAGATTTTATGCGAAGAGATACACTATACGGAGCGAGTACGACAGAAGATGTTGAGAAGCTAAAGATAGAATACGAACTATTAAAGAAGTTCGGCATGAATGTAGACTATCTTACTCAAGAACAAGTGGAATCTAAGTATCCGTTTAGTCGTCCTGCTGCTATCTATTCGTACAGAGATGGCGAAGTGAACCCATTTAAATATACGCATGGACTCATTGCAGATGCTCGCGAAAAAGGAATGAAAGTGTTTGAACAGACGAAAATGACTGGTCAACATTTCGATCCTGATAAAGACCGAATGATCATCTCTACTTCTACCGGTTACGATATCCATGCGAAACATGTCATTGTAGCAACGGGGTACGAAGCGACAGAAGTGCATCAAGATAAAAAGTTAAACTTTGTCAGTACCTACACGATTACGACTTCACCTGTAGCTGATTTATCTAGCTGGTACAACAGAACATTAATCTGGGAAACAGCAAGACCTTATTTTTATATGAGGACCACAGTAGATAACCGCATCGTCATTGGGGGATTAGATGAAAATACCGCTCATCCAGATGAACGTGATAATATGCTTCCTCACAAAAAAGAAAAGCTTTTACAGGAAATAAAAGATCGCTTTCCTGAGGTAGATGTAAAAGTAGATTTCGCTCTAGCAGCTTTTTACGGTGGAACCATAGATGGAATTCCAATGATAGGAAAATATAAAGAATTACCAAACACGTACTTCCTATTTGCTTTTGGAGACAACGGCTCCGTTTATGGGCAGACACTAGCAAAACTTATCGTGGAAGAAATTGTAGAAGGAAAAAGTGAAGATTTAGCATTATATTTGCAAGATAGACCAAAGAAAAACTCCTTTCACTGAGGAGTTTTTTCTATTTGGGTTAAACGTGTAAACCGCAGTCTCTCGCTTTCATAGAATAAAGAAAAAGAGAGGGGACCAACGTGAAAAATCCATTATTTCGTCGAATGAGTATATATGTATGTATATCCTTAGCAATCATCACAATCATAACGACTATTCTAGAAGTACTTCGAGCAAAAGGGTACTTACCAAATGGTAATAATGTCACACCGAATGGGGAAGTACTGATTCTCCGAGCAATCTTTATCCACTTAATACAAGTAACCATTGGAACAGTTCACCTGTTCTATGCTGCTAATAAAATCGTTTCAAAAAAGAAAATTTCACTACTTTATACCATCCATATCTTCTTGCTATTCATTTCTTGGTTCTCTTACGTTTTGGAGTTCTTTGATCCTAGTAAAGTTCAGCACCTAGAGCTAAGTGTAGGGTATATAGGATTTATAAGCTTACCGCTCTTTTTCATCATCATGTACATTTTCTCTGCCATTCAGCTAGATATTGTAGATCGTTTAGTTCGAGAACAAAAACTCAGTAAATATCTGAAGAACATTTCCTTTATAGATGGGCTAACGATGATTCCAAATCGGCGCTTTTTTGACTTGAAAATACAAAACGAACACAAAAAAATGATAGAGGGGATTTCAAGATTTAGCTTGGTACTTCTAGATATTGATTACTTTAAATTATACAACGATCAGTATGGACACCTTCAAGGAGACGAATGTTTAAAACAAGTGGGAAGGTTTTTAGTCGTTCATTTAAAGGGAAAAGGAGTAGTTTGTCGCTACGGTGGAGAAGAATTCGGCTTCATTCTGCCAAATTGTTCAAAAGAAGAAGCGCTTGAAATTGCTAGGAATTGTAACAAAAGCTTAGAAGACCTTGCAATCCCTCACCTTACATCCCCAATAAGTGACTACGTAACGTGTTCAGCTGGAGTCGTAACGTTTGAGATAGAGGAGAAGATTTCTATCAAACAAGGGATAGAAACAGCTGATCAACGATTGTATATGGCGAAACAAAATGGTAGAAATAGGGTGGTTGGCTAATGGAAAAAGACGAAAGATATTTCGCCTAAACAGTAGGAGAAATATCTTTCTTTATGATGAATTACGTAGATCTGCTCCTTTAATATCCTTTTTAACAAACTACAGTATAAACAACGAAAGAATGAACAATATCTCCTTAAAATCCCCGGACAACCCACACCATACGACTCCTTCGAGAATAAGAATACTTAGGTACATGTAATGAAGTAGGAGAAATAAAACATAGAAATACACCAAGGAGAGAGTGGTCTTATGTCGATTGGGAAAAAAATCTTATTTAGTTTTATCGCCATTTTTTTATGCATCGGAGGAATCGTAAGCTTTAGCGTTATAGGTTTATTTAACGTCCAAAAAGAAAGCAATAGTATCGTAGAGGATGCAATTCCTTTATCCAATGCAGCGAACGCAATTCTAACTGCATTAATAAACCAAGAGACGGGAATTAGGGGGTATTTAGTGACAGGAGAAGAAGTATTCCTAGAACCTTATTACTTAGGTAAAGATCAAATAGAGGAAAATCTAGCTATCATTAACAATCGCCTCGATAACCATCCTATCATGGCTGGTCTGATTGATGAAGCTATACCGCAGATTGACGCTATCCAAGCATTTTTTGAAAGCGAAATCGCTCTTGTTCAACAAGGAAAGATAGAAGAAGCACGGTCCAAGATTGGTGAAGGAAAGACTGCTTTTGACGCGTATCGAGCAATACACCAGAGAATCGATGAGGATAAACAAAAATTAACAAACGATTCCTGGGTAGATACAAAAAAACAGGTAAACCAAAGCGTGTTAATTGTTTCTGTCATCACATTCATTAGTATCATCATCACCATCGGTATCTACGTATTTTTAACAAAAGGGATTACTAGGCCGGTCGTTTCTCTCATTCAAACACTTCGTGAAACATCGCAAGAAAACTTCACGGTTACGTCAAAAGACGAAATAAAAGTACTACAAGCATCATTAATGAATTTAGTAACCAACGTAAAAACCACTATAGAAACAACGAAAGAGTCAGCCCTTCAAGTTGCTGCCTCAGCAGAACAATTATCTGCTAGTGCAGAACAAACAACCAATGCAACGGAACACATTGCACATCTTACTCAACAAAATACAGAAGGAGCAGGTATTCAGTTGAGTAAAATTAACGATGCATCCCTGTCCTTAGAGAAGATGGTGCAGGTAGTAGACACGATTAATGTAGATAGTAACAAAATGAGCTTATCTACTAAAATGGCAAATGACCAAGTGTATAAAGGAATTCAATCTATTCATCGAGTAGTGGGGAGAATGGATGACATTAAAGTAGCGTTTAGCGACATGAGTACTTCCATTCATTCATTAAGCAACCGATCCAATCAAATTGGAAATATACTAGAACTAATTACAGACATATCTAATCAGACAAACCTCTTATCTTTAAATGCTGCCATTGAAGCGGCAAGAGCAGGCGTACAAGGGAAAGGCTTTGCTGTAGTCGCAGATGAAGTAAGGAAGCTAGCAGAGGAGTCAAAAAAATCGGTAGATCAAATTTCACAAATGATTAAAGATATTCAGTCTGATACGAATAAGACGGTTTCTTTAATCCAAGAAGGAAGTAAAAAGGTAACAGAGGGTGTAGAAGCAACAAAGATAGCGGACCAATCTTTTGAACAAATTAATCTATCTATCAAGGATGTTTCCAATAAAGTAGAGAATGTAACAGTTTCCATCAAAGATATCGAATCGTTAAGTGCACAAGTGACTGAGTTAATCAATAGTATACAAGTTATTGCAGAAAAGAACGCTGACTCCAGTCAAGACAGTTCTGCAGCGACAGAAGAACAGCTTGCAACTATGGAAGAAATCTCGTCATCGGCGCAGTCATTAACGCATTTAGCGGAAGGATTGCAGAAGGCTATTTCAACATTTAGGTTGTGAGGATAAAAGACAATCAGCTGAGGTTGATTGTCTTTTTACATAAGGTCAGAACCGTAACTGCGTAGCTACCTCCGAAAATATAAAATGGGTAACTGTTTGTGCAATAGGATTAATTTCATCAATAAACTTCTCTGCTTCTATAAAAGTTTCAAACTGCATCTTCAGCATAAAGCAGGCATTTCCAGCGATACGGTAGCAAAAATCTACATTTGGCAAAACTTCGATATGATCTTTAAACTTCTTATAATTCCCGTTTTTAACTGTAGCTTCAATAATGCATTGAATAGGTTGGCTTAATTTTTGATAATCCACTTCTAACGTGTATTTTCTAATGACGCCATAAGACTCCATCTGACGGACTCTCTCTGTTACAGAAGGAGAAGAGAGGTTAATCCTTCGCCCAAGTTCGCTCATAGATAGGCGGCTATTCTTTGATAACTCCTCTAGTATTTTTTTATCTAAATCATCTATTTTCATATTTAATGTTTTTCTCCTTTTTTAATTAAATTTAATAATAAATAATACAAAACAAATATGGTGTTTAATGTTTCGGTTTGCTTTTTAGAGCTATGATTAATTCTAAGAGGAGGAATGATCAATGGCAAGAATTAAAAAATCACCTAATGGAGATACCCCATTTCAAAAACTGCTAGGACACAATAAAGACATCTTAGTAAAGTGGTCTGCCTTAGGGGAAACATTGGTGCGTGATGGCGTGCTTTCCGCAAAGCTAAAAGAGCAGGTGAGAAGAACATTAGCGCAAGAAAATGGGTGCGAGTATTGCAAAGCAAAAGGAAAACCTGACCCTAAGGTGATGGATGAACGAATGTTAGTTGCGGCTGGGTTCGCAGAAGTGTTTTTAAAGCATAAAGGAAACATTCCAGATCATGCTTTTGGTGTAATCACGGAGTATTTTACGGAGATAGAAATTAGTGAACTTTGTGCTTTTATTGCATTTACTACAGCGTCGCAATACTTTGGTGCGATGATGAGGTTGGAAGCGGAATAGGGAAACAAAGACTGTAACCTACGTTTTATAAAAGGAAAAGTAGAACGCTATGTCGAAAAAGAAAGAATGATAGTTTCGTAAAGAAAGGATGTTAATAAAATGGAAGAACAACTACATAAAGAGTTAGCGGTGAAATTGTTTAATGATACGTGGGATCTCATGGACAAAGAAGAGAGAACAGAAGAAGAAAACAGCAGGATGATTCATACTGCACATGCTTCAAGATATCACTGGGGCCAAGTGGGGACGCCATTGCAGTTTGCGCGTGGAGAATGGCAAATTTCTCGAGTATACGCTTTAGTAAAACATGGGGAAGCGGCAAAGTACCATGCTAAATTATCTCTACAATTTTGCGAAGAGTTTGACTTGGGTCCATTTGATACTGGTTTTGCTCATGAAGCTCTTGCGCGCGCGCATAAACTTTTAGGGGAAACCGATTTAAGTTATACACACTTAGATATGGCGAAGGGCTTCGCCGAGTTGGTAGAGAAAGAAGGAGACCGAAAGTGGCTAATAGATAATATCGAAACGGTGACATCGTTGTCTATTCCGGTTTGGAGTTAATAATATTTTTCAACAAAGCGGGAACGTTTTAGTACACGTTCCCGAATGCTCCCTAATCATTTTAATAGCAAATGGAGTTTACTTTAGAAGTTTATCCTTCCTCAATGCTGTCTAATGCAACTTGAATATCTGTTTTATGAGAAGTGTGAAGGGAATTCATCTCTTCTTCATGAACATAATAAATAAGCACATTTCGTTTTGTGTATGTGTCATAGGATACAAGTTTCATGTCACTAGTCTTTTGTGAAAACTCAGCTTCTCCCTCTTTACGATTTTCTTCTGATCCGAATATATAGATGAACATATCTTTATCATCTAACGTATATCGAGCTGGCAGTACACCTTTTAACTTTTGACCAAAATCATTCTTTTCCTTAGGAGCTTTTTTAACTAAATTAACCCTATACTCCTTCAGTGAATTTACAACCTCCACAAGTTCTATATTTGAGCTGTCGTCAACTCCACCTAAACTATGTTGAAGAGATGGTTGGCAAGAAAATAGTAAAGTCGTGATAATTAAAACGATAAGCTTTTTCATTGGATGTCACTCCTAAGGACTTTAGTTTGCATATTTAAACATTAGACTTACCAAATTGAAAATGGTTTCAACTATACAGTAAATAAATGGTACAATTTATATGTGTTTTCCAAATACTTGATGGACTTTCATGTAAGCGACCGAACTTTCGGGAAAGCGACCAAACTTTTGAGAAAGCGACCAAACTTTCGAGAAAACGACCGAACTTTCGAGGAAGCGACCAAACTTTCGAGGAAGCGACCAAATTTTCAGGAAAGCGACCAAACTTTCGAGGAAGCGACCGAACTTTCGAGGAAGCGACCAAACTTTTGGGAAAGCGACCGAACTTTCGGGAAAGCGACCAAACTTTCAGGAAAGCGACCAAACATTCGAGAAAGCGACCGAACTTTCGAGAAAGCGACCAAACATTCGAGAAAGCGACCGAACTTTCGTGGAAAGCGACCGAACTCCAGAGAAAGCCAACCGCACTCCCAACAAAAACAATGAAACACGAGGTGACCCCATGCATCCAAACCTACAACAACTAATCGACTCCCTTGAAACCCACTTAATCGGTCGAAAGCAAGAAATGAAACTACTGCTCATTGCCTTACTCACAGAAGGACATGTTCTACTGGAAAGTGTGCCGGGCACCGGCAAAACATACATGGTAAAAAAGTTCTCCGAAGCCATCGATGGAACATTCAAACGAATTCAGTTCACACCTGATCTCCTTCCAACAGACGTAACAGGAATCCACTTTTTCCATCCCAAATACCAAGACTTTGAGCTTCGGCTTGGACCTATTTTTGGCAACGTCATCTTAGCCGATGAAATTAACCGAGCGACGCCACGAACGCAAGCGAGTTTGCTAGAAGTCATGGAAGAGAAGCAAGTCACGATTGATGGACAGACGCACCTAGTAGCACAGCCATTTATCGTAATTGCAACGCAAAATCCAGTGGACGCACATCAAGGAACCTACCAGCTTCCGTCTGCGCAACTTGACCGATTTTTGTTCAAAATCGCTCTAAACTACCCATCCAGAGAAGAAGAGCGAGTACTGATTCATCGAAACACACACCCGCTATCCTCCCAACTAGAGCCACTAACGCATGAACAACTAACACAGTACAAACAAGATATTGAGCAAATCGAGATTACGAGAGACGTAGAAGATTACTTACTAGATATCGTCGAAGCGAGCCGCGAACATCCAGACCTGACACTTGGCGTTTCGCCGCGAGGTACACTTGCGCTCATGAAGGCTGCAAAAGCACATGCATTTTTACACAGTCGATCGTACGTCCTACCGGATGACATTAAAGAATTAGCACCTTACGTCTTAACTCATCGTGTCATGTTAACGGTGGAGGCATCTCTGCAAAAAACACCAACCGTGGTGGTACGCCAATTACTACAAACAGTTTCTGTACCAGTTTTGTAGGCGGTTAAGTCCATGTGGTCAAGAGAGATAACAAGAAATCTATCTATGAAAGTAATTCAAATCAATGGCCTATTTACCACTGTAATCGGAATTCTCACGCAACACACGTTTCTATTTTTAATGGGAGTTATCCTGCTAGCGTGGTACTTCGGTAACGAATTTTACCTTCAAACTGTAGGGAAGAAATTGTTCTTTGAAAACAAGAAGGAAAGACAATACTTCTTTATAGAGGATACTGATGAAATCAAAATAATCCTATCTAACCAAGGATTCCTAATCAAAGGGGCTACGTTGAGGTTGAAAATAAGCGACATCGTGGAACCGCTAGTAGAAAATCACAAAATTACTACTCATAACTATGCGATTCTCCCGTTTTCTATTGAAAAAGAACAGGTAACAATAGCGATTCCGATTGCTGCAAAAAAGAGAGGGCTTGCTCGAATTTCTTCCATAGAAATTAGTTGCCCATCTCTTATTGGTTTTGGTGAGGTCACATTGACACTGCACTCGCACGTGAAGCAAGAATGCATTGTCTACCCAATTGCTAAACCAGTGCAAACAATCATCAGTCCCATTTCTAATCAAATGGGGGAAGTGTTATCCAAACATTCGCTGCATCGTGATGTACTATCCATTGAAGGCGTTCGCGAATATGTGCCAACGGATGCGTTCCCAAATGTAAACTGGAAAGCATCTTTAAGATCTCACCAGTTGATGACCAATATATATCCTGCAGTGGCAAAAGAAGGCTGGCACCTTCTTTTGGACAACACGGACTTGGATAAAGATGAAAAGGAATTATACATTGCTGGCTTTGCGGATATCTGTTTTCAACTCAGTAAAAAAGGCATTCCATACTCTTTACAAGTAAACATTCGAACGACGGGTGAAACACCTTTTCTATCTCTCCCTAGAGGAGAAGGAAAAGAACATCTTCAGCGAGCACTCGAACTTTTGGCGCTGATCTCACTAACTGCCCTCACCTATCCATTAGAGGAAGCGTATCAATTTTATCAAACAAAAATGGAACAACAACCGTATGTGTTATACGCTGGGCACCAAACTTTGAAACGAGCGGACTACAACACGACTATTTTTCACCTAAAAGTACGAAACTCAAATCTAGCAATTCAATCACAGGAGGTAAGCGCATGAGCGGGAAATTAGCGTTTCTTTTTCATTCCATTCCCATTTTGATCATGGTGAGTCTTGTCCATTTGTGGTTGTCCGCTACGGCAATATGGTTCTTCGCTGGATTGGTGTTAGCCTTCTTTTTATCTTGGCACATGAAGAGATTGGGTATTTCTACAAGGGTCGTTGGGGTGACAAATTTTTGTGTAGGTTCCCTCTTGTTGGTACTGGTGAGTAAAGACAGCCATCTCGTTGTTTTTTTACTGCTGGTGTTGCAACTAATGTCCTTTCTAGTGGAGATCAATTTGGTGACGATACGTCAGCAATATCATCGGAAGACATTACTGAGATCAAACTACAAATTAATTTCGATAGCCCTAGGAATTATAATCATCTCGGCATTCGTCCTTTTACCGATGGCGAGTTTTTTAGGTAAAACAATGTTTCTGTGGATTGGCAATCTACTCTATCTTG is a genomic window containing:
- a CDS encoding AAA family ATPase: MHPNLQQLIDSLETHLIGRKQEMKLLLIALLTEGHVLLESVPGTGKTYMVKKFSEAIDGTFKRIQFTPDLLPTDVTGIHFFHPKYQDFELRLGPIFGNVILADEINRATPRTQASLLEVMEEKQVTIDGQTHLVAQPFIVIATQNPVDAHQGTYQLPSAQLDRFLFKIALNYPSREEERVLIHRNTHPLSSQLEPLTHEQLTQYKQDIEQIEITRDVEDYLLDIVEASREHPDLTLGVSPRGTLALMKAAKAHAFLHSRSYVLPDDIKELAPYVLTHRVMLTVEASLQKTPTVVVRQLLQTVSVPVL
- a CDS encoding DUF58 domain-containing protein, which produces MWSREITRNLSMKVIQINGLFTTVIGILTQHTFLFLMGVILLAWYFGNEFYLQTVGKKLFFENKKERQYFFIEDTDEIKIILSNQGFLIKGATLRLKISDIVEPLVENHKITTHNYAILPFSIEKEQVTIAIPIAAKKRGLARISSIEISCPSLIGFGEVTLTLHSHVKQECIVYPIAKPVQTIISPISNQMGEVLSKHSLHRDVLSIEGVREYVPTDAFPNVNWKASLRSHQLMTNIYPAVAKEGWHLLLDNTDLDKDEKELYIAGFADICFQLSKKGIPYSLQVNIRTTGETPFLSLPRGEGKEHLQRALELLALISLTALTYPLEEAYQFYQTKMEQQPYVLYAGHQTLKRADYNTTIFHLKVRNSNLAIQSQEVSA
- a CDS encoding GGDEF domain-containing protein encodes the protein MKNPLFRRMSIYVCISLAIITIITTILEVLRAKGYLPNGNNVTPNGEVLILRAIFIHLIQVTIGTVHLFYAANKIVSKKKISLLYTIHIFLLFISWFSYVLEFFDPSKVQHLELSVGYIGFISLPLFFIIMYIFSAIQLDIVDRLVREQKLSKYLKNISFIDGLTMIPNRRFFDLKIQNEHKKMIEGISRFSLVLLDIDYFKLYNDQYGHLQGDECLKQVGRFLVVHLKGKGVVCRYGGEEFGFILPNCSKEEALEIARNCNKSLEDLAIPHLTSPISDYVTCSAGVVTFEIEEKISIKQGIETADQRLYMAKQNGRNRVVG
- a CDS encoding NAD(P)/FAD-dependent oxidoreductase, which codes for MNIQSGTFYWQTTYPDAPSYPALSKNLQCDVLIVGGGICAAQSAYYLRNSGLHVVLIEKNTIGSGSTSSNTALIQYLGERDIQTLVNAFGERYIQRHLQLLAQSIDDMEEAAENVSLNVDFMRRDTLYGASTTEDVEKLKIEYELLKKFGMNVDYLTQEQVESKYPFSRPAAIYSYRDGEVNPFKYTHGLIADAREKGMKVFEQTKMTGQHFDPDKDRMIISTSTGYDIHAKHVIVATGYEATEVHQDKKLNFVSTYTITTSPVADLSSWYNRTLIWETARPYFYMRTTVDNRIVIGGLDENTAHPDERDNMLPHKKEKLLQEIKDRFPEVDVKVDFALAAFYGGTIDGIPMIGKYKELPNTYFLFAFGDNGSVYGQTLAKLIVEEIVEGKSEDLALYLQDRPKKNSFH
- a CDS encoding Lrp/AsnC family transcriptional regulator yields the protein MKIDDLDKKILEELSKNSRLSMSELGRRINLSSPSVTERVRQMESYGVIRKYTLEVDYQKLSQPIQCIIEATVKNGNYKKFKDHIEVLPNVDFCYRIAGNACFMLKMQFETFIEAEKFIDEINPIAQTVTHFIFSEVATQLRF
- a CDS encoding carboxymuconolactone decarboxylase family protein — its product is MARIKKSPNGDTPFQKLLGHNKDILVKWSALGETLVRDGVLSAKLKEQVRRTLAQENGCEYCKAKGKPDPKVMDERMLVAAGFAEVFLKHKGNIPDHAFGVITEYFTEIEISELCAFIAFTTASQYFGAMMRLEAE
- a CDS encoding DUF4184 family protein, with amino-acid sequence MPLTFAHPAAVLPFSRRSKYINFSAMVIGSMSPDFEYFLRGQPMGSTGHSLAGFLTLNLPLVAIVYFIYHYFVHETLLNHLPFFLQESSINRPTSSKGLKIVVFCYSALFGMFTHVAWDSFTHLNGKVVQTFPKIFTHTYTLISYSIPLYKFLQHGSTLFGLLLIASYIFFKAKSQRQVHSKTSFREKGFFWATLCLVTLLIVIAWYAIDYVSISMIGVAVVRVIDSFLLGLLVTSIYLKRGKNSASNSKYNQCI
- a CDS encoding methyl-accepting chemotaxis protein translates to MSIGKKILFSFIAIFLCIGGIVSFSVIGLFNVQKESNSIVEDAIPLSNAANAILTALINQETGIRGYLVTGEEVFLEPYYLGKDQIEENLAIINNRLDNHPIMAGLIDEAIPQIDAIQAFFESEIALVQQGKIEEARSKIGEGKTAFDAYRAIHQRIDEDKQKLTNDSWVDTKKQVNQSVLIVSVITFISIIITIGIYVFLTKGITRPVVSLIQTLRETSQENFTVTSKDEIKVLQASLMNLVTNVKTTIETTKESALQVAASAEQLSASAEQTTNATEHIAHLTQQNTEGAGIQLSKINDASLSLEKMVQVVDTINVDSNKMSLSTKMANDQVYKGIQSIHRVVGRMDDIKVAFSDMSTSIHSLSNRSNQIGNILELITDISNQTNLLSLNAAIEAARAGVQGKGFAVVADEVRKLAEESKKSVDQISQMIKDIQSDTNKTVSLIQEGSKKVTEGVEATKIADQSFEQINLSIKDVSNKVENVTVSIKDIESLSAQVTELINSIQVIAEKNADSSQDSSAATEEQLATMEEISSSAQSLTHLAEGLQKAISTFRL